The nucleotide window GTCAACGGGTGTTTCGAAATAAATACTCTCTTTACTCTCAGAAAGATGGAAAGGACCAATAACATTCCGGATAAAGTCTTTAGAGTGGGTGAATATATCGAGGCTTCTCAATCGGTTGACCGAATCCCTGAAGGGCATGGGGAGCGAAGAAAGTTTGAAACGGGTGAAATTGTCTGTGGCATAGTTATACCGGCATACTACCTGATTGAAAACCGACACCCATATATCGCCGTTCTCATCTTTATATAAATAGTGAATCCGGCTGCTGGAGAGGGAAGTTGTATCGCCGGGTATCGTACGATAGATTTTAAGTGAATAGCCATCATAACGACAAAGACCATTCCAGGTACCAAACCACATAAAACCGTACTTGTCTTTCACAATCCCCAGCACAGTACTTTGCGGCAGACCATTCTTCGCGGTGATATATTCAAAAGTTACGGGCTGGCTTTTAGCGGTGGTGATGCAAAACACCATCAAAAGTCCTGTTAATATGCCCCGATAAACAGCCATGGGCGATGAATATACGAACATCCTGTTACCGAACCTTGGTTCTAAGCGGCCCGGGGATTTATTCTCCCTGCAAAAACGATTTTAATGCATCAAAGGAAGCATTAATTTCTATAGACACTTTGTTTTGCGTCATCATTTCTTCCAAAACGGCTGGTACGGCTACCTTTTCTCCAGTGGCAGCTTCTACCGCTTCCGGGAATTTTACGGGGTGTGCCGTTTCCAATATGAAGCCCCTTTCACCAGGATGCTGATCCAGGTATTTTTCCAGCGCAAGGTAAGCGACTGCGCCATGCGGATCTAAAGTGTAACCCGATTCATTATATACTTTCGTAATGGTTGCAACGGTATCGGCATCGCTAATGGTATCTGCAGATAAACTGGTTTTAAGATCGGGAAATTGCTGACGAAACAATTCGATGATCCTTACAAAGTTGCTGGGATTACCTACGTCCATTGCATTGGATAAAGTAGCTGTAGCTTCTTTGGGCTTTAGTTCCTGTGTTTGTAAATAATGTGATACGATATCGTTCACATTACAAGCAGCTATAAAATGCCCGAGCGGCAGGCCCGTTACTTTTGCCAGCAATCCTGCGCAGATATTTCCAAAGTTGCCGCTGGGTACGCATACTACCGGATTTTGTTCTTTTTGTTTCCATTGTTTGTAAGCCAGAAAATAATAGACCTGTTGCGGTAACCACCGTGCCACATTAATGGAATTGGCTGAAGTAAGGAATTTCTGTTGATTGATATCCGCATCCGCAAATGCTTGTTTTACCATTTTCTGGCAATCGTCAAATGTGCCGTCCACCTCCAACGCTGTAATATTTTTTCCTAAAGTGGTCAGTTGTTTTTCCTGTACCGGACTTACTCTGCCCTTGGGGTACAGGATCACAACGTTTACATTTTTTACGCCATAAAAGCCATTCGCCACAGCGCCACCGGTATCGCCCGATGTGGCAACCAGCACCGTTACTTCTCTGTCTTCATTCTTTAAAAAATGCCCCAGGCAACGACTCATAAAACGAGCCCCTACGTCTTTAAACGCCAGTGTAGGGCCATGAAACAATTCAAGTGAAGAGATACTCCCCGCAACAGGTTGTAATGGTATCGGGAAATTAACGGTTTCTTCTACGATGCTATATAGTTCTTCGTCATTTAAAGAACCGGCAACGTATGGTTTCAGCACTTCAAAAGCAATATCAATATCTGTCATAGACTCTATACCATCTAGTAATTGACGGTCGACTACAGGCAAATATTCGGGATAATACAAGCCTTTGTCCGGTGCCTGTCCTAATATAGTGGCTTCCTTGAAAGATACTTTTGGAGATTGATGATTAAGACTATAGTAATTCATGATGCTGGATAATAGATATTGGATGTTTTGATGCTAGATGCCTGATACTGGATGCTTGTTTTTTGATATTGGATTTGATGCAGGATAATTCATCTTCCCTACTTCCTATGTCATGTCCTGAAAAAAGTGGACATTTTTCTTGTTAATAATATTGTTTCAAATTTCATTATTTAATAAAAGTTAACCTTAGAATTACACCGCCCGCGCGGCGAGCGCATCTTCCTGGTTTGACATACTATGCTGCATTGTGTAACTGTATAGGTATTCTTAAATTTAAAGACCAATGGGGACGGCGGTAATTATAAGTATATATGGCCTCTTTCACTGCTTTAAATGCTTCCTGCTTATCGGCAAATACACTATCTAAAAGAAATTCCTGTTTCAATATCCCATTTACCCTTTCTGCCTGTGCATTCTCGTAACAATGATTTTCTTCAGTCATGCTAATTTCCATTCCGGCCTCCTGTAGTGCTGACACATAAGCATCACAACAATACTGGATGCCCCGATCGGAATGGTGGATCGTTCCCAGCGTCGAAGGATACTGCCGGATACTCATCTCAAGAGCTTTTAGTGCTCCAGCAATACCCAAACTCTCACTCAAATGCCAGCCGGTGATCTTTCGAGACCAGGCATCTGTTTGCAAAAACAGGTATACAAACCCGCTCGACGTCCTCAAATAAGTAATATCACTTACAATTACCTGGCCGGGTCCTGTAAGTAATTGATCTTTAACCTTATTGTTATACTTGCGAAAGCGATGATAAGAATCCGTTGTAGTAACATACCTCCTTCTTCTTTTTATCAGCAACTTCTGCTTGCGTAGTATATCAAAGAACTTATCGCGACCAACTCTACTGCCCGGTTTTGCCAAATCAGCTTTTAATAACGAATACAGTTTTTTACCTCCTATCATCGGCTGATAACGCCGAACCGAACCTACTAAATCTACCACTACAGCCTCTGTTAAATCCGATTGAATAATTGTTCTCAGCGATTTATAATAACCCGAACGGCTGTAACCAAAGTACAAACACAGCCGATTTACTTTTTGCCCTTTCTCCCCACACATGCGGATGACTGCTGTGCGAAATTTTTTTTTACATCTGTATCATAATGCTCATCCACTATGTCGATTAGTGTCTCCAAAGCTTGCTTCTCCAACATGCTGTCTGCCAAGGCCAGCTTCAGCTTTTTTACTTCAGCTTCCAATTCTTTTAAACGGTCTTTTTCTTCAAGCGTCTCCACTCTTAACACTTTACTTAATAAATGATGTTTACCAAATTGTCTGATCCAATTTTGAATAGTACTGCCCCCGCCGATATTATACCGCCTGCGAACAGACTCTACTGATAACCCTTTCTCCACTTCTCTGACAACTTTTTGCTTAAAGCTAATACTATACCGAACCTGTTCTCTAATGGATATCTTCGTCATCTGTCAGTTTTTTAATATAAAAACTGTCAACCTATACCAGGACAAGACACTATTCACTATTCCTTATTCACTATTCACTCACCCGCTCTACCCCGTTCTTGGCAATAGTAGTAACATATACGTAGTTTTCAATACCGATACTGTCGTATACCTTTTTCATAATGTCGCCGACCATCTGAGCCGTAGCTTCATTTTCACTCAACATAAAAATAGAAGGACCCGAACCGGAGATCCCTCCACCGAGCGCACCCGCTTCTTTGCATTTGGCTTTTACTTCATCGAAAGCAGGAATCAGAATACTCCGAACGGGCTCTATAATTACATCCTCCAGGGAACGCCCGATTAGTCCCCGGTCATTGGTCATAAAACCCGCCACCAGGCCGGCAATATTTCCCCACTGTTTAATGGCATCTTTTAAATATACCTGCTTGCGTAATATTTGTCTTGCATCAGCCGTGCGCACTTCTATCTGCGGATGCACTACTGTTACAAATAAATCAGGACTTGCAATAGGTACTATATCCAGGGGATGTATGGAACGGATTAATGTAATGCCTCCTAATATGCAAGGGGTAATATTATCTGCGTGTTTTA belongs to Niabella yanshanensis and includes:
- a CDS encoding transposase; protein product: MTKISIREQVRYSISFKQKVVREVEKGLSVESVRRRYNIGGGSTIQNWIRQFGKHHLLSKVLRVETLEEKDRLKELEAEVKKLKLALADSMLEKQALETLIDIVDEHYDTDVKKNFAQQSSACVGRKGKK
- a CDS encoding IS3 family transposase — encoded protein: MYFGYSRSGYYKSLRTIIQSDLTEAVVVDLVGSVRRYQPMIGGKKLYSLLKADLAKPGSRVGRDKFFDILRKQKLLIKRRRRYVTTTDSYHRFRKYNNKVKDQLLTGPGQVIVSDITYLRTSSGFVYLFLQTDAWSRKITGWHLSESLGIAGALKALEMSIRQYPSTLGTIHHSDRGIQYCCDAYVSALQEAGMEISMTEENHCYENAQAERVNGILKQEFLLDSVFADKQEAFKAVKEAIYTYNYRRPHWSLNLRIPIQLHNAA
- the thrC gene encoding threonine synthase — its product is MNYYSLNHQSPKVSFKEATILGQAPDKGLYYPEYLPVVDRQLLDGIESMTDIDIAFEVLKPYVAGSLNDEELYSIVEETVNFPIPLQPVAGSISSLELFHGPTLAFKDVGARFMSRCLGHFLKNEDREVTVLVATSGDTGGAVANGFYGVKNVNVVILYPKGRVSPVQEKQLTTLGKNITALEVDGTFDDCQKMVKQAFADADINQQKFLTSANSINVARWLPQQVYYFLAYKQWKQKEQNPVVCVPSGNFGNICAGLLAKVTGLPLGHFIAACNVNDIVSHYLQTQELKPKEATATLSNAMDVGNPSNFVRIIELFRQQFPDLKTSLSADTISDADTVATITKVYNESGYTLDPHGAVAYLALEKYLDQHPGERGFILETAHPVKFPEAVEAATGEKVAVPAVLEEMMTQNKVSIEINASFDALKSFLQGE
- a CDS encoding homoserine kinase — translated: MKVKIKSPGTVANLVCGFDILGLALKAPYDIMEFEIIDQPGVVIENRDAFNLPTEPEKNVAGVVLLAAIEKAGFNKGIRVTIEKHIKPGSGLGSSAASAAGAAVGANILLGDIFSTDDLVQLAMIGEKLATGVKHADNITPCILGGITLIRSIHPLDIVPIASPDLFVTVVHPQIEVRTADARQILRKQVYLKDAIKQWGNIAGLVAGFMTNDRGLIGRSLEDVIIEPVRSILIPAFDEVKAKCKEAGALGGGISGSGPSIFMLSENEATAQMVGDIMKKVYDSIGIENYVYVTTIAKNGVERVSE